From Vigna unguiculata cultivar IT97K-499-35 chromosome 5, ASM411807v1, whole genome shotgun sequence, the proteins below share one genomic window:
- the LOC114185453 gene encoding granule-bound starch synthase 2, chloroplastic/amyloplastic-like, with the protein MASSISAQALVLLHSRGNPCLRFPQKNGVVFEHSQSLGISTRIKATGGNSLGADEGKDGAEAVEGINEKKNKVLALQKDLLQQVVEIKKLVSSEKSENILGSEVNRTSYELANKSFTNKPSPQSASTRDGNAVKNQNGIIASPNYVQSSEDKTHKTNRPDTLSAFFVNGTENLSLEVENQEGISESTPIESEGETETPQPLAGTNVMNVILVAAECAPWSKTGGLGDVVGSLPKALARRGHRVMVVTPRYGNYAEAQDTGVRKWYKVDGHEAEVKYFQAYIDGVDFVFIDNPLFHHLERNIYGGSRLDILKRMVLFCKAAVEVPWHVPCGGVCYGDGNLAFIANDWHTALLPVYLKAYYREQGLMKYTRSVLVIHNIAHQGRGPVDDFFAVDLPEHHMDLFKLYDPIGGDHFNIFAAGLKTADRVVTVSHGYAWELKTSQGGWGLHGIIKENDWKLKGIVNGIDDKDWNPLFDVHLKSDGYTNYSLETLSSGKLQCKTALQKELGLPIREDVPLIGFIGRLDPQKGVDIIAEAIPWLMSQDVQLVMLGSGRPDLEHMLRQFESQHNDKIRGWVGFSVKMAHRITAGADILLMPSRFEPCGLNQLYAMNYGTVPVVHAVGGLRDTVQPFDPFSESGLGWTFESADSGKLSNALGNCLWTYREYKKSWEGLQRRGMTQDLSWDNAALQYEEVLLAAKYQW; encoded by the exons ATGGCGTCATCAATAAGTGCCCAAGCTTTGGTTCTGCTTCATAGCAGAGGAAACCCTTGTCTCAGATTTCCACAGAAAAACGGTGTCGTTTTTGAACATTCGCAAAGCTTGGGAATCAGTACGCGCATAAAGGCAACAGGTGGTAACAGTTTAGGGGCAGATGAGGGTAAAGACGGCGCAGAAGCTGTTGAGGGcatcaatgaaaagaaaaataaggtgCTAGCTTTGCAAAAGGATCTCCTTCAACAG GTTGTGGAAATAAAGAAACTGGTTTCTTCCGAAAAGAGTGAGAACATTCTTGGATCAGAAGTGAACAGGACGTCTTATGAACTCGCTAACAAATCTTTCACAAATAAACCAAGTCCACAGAGTGCTTCCACCAGGGATGGCAATGCAGTTAAAAACCAAAATGGAATTATTGCTTCACCAAACTATGTCCAGTCTAGTGAAGACAAGACACATAAGACTAATAGGCCTGATACTCTCTCAGCCTTCTTTGTAAATGGTACTGAAAATTTGAGTCTAGAGGTTGAGAATCAGGAAGGTATAAGTGAATCTACCCCTATTGAGAGTGAAGGTGAAACAGAAACACCCCAACCTTTGGCTGGGACCAATGTCATGAATGTCATATTGGTTGCAGCAGAATGTGCTCCCTGGTCAAAAACAG GTGGGCTTGGTGATGTAGTTGGTTCCTTGCCAAAGGCTTTGGCTAGACGTGGACATAGAGTTATG GTTGTGACACCTCGCTATGGTAATTATGCGGAAGCCCAAGATACAGGGGTGCGAAAATGGTACAAAGTAGATGGTCAT GAGGCGGAAGTAAAATATTTCCAAGCCTACATTGATGGTGTAGATTTCGTTTTCATTGACAATCCACTTTTTCATCATCTAGAACGTAACATATATGGGGGAAGCCGATTG GATATTCTAAAACGTATGGTGCTGTTTTGCAAGGCAGCGGTTGAG GTTCCATGGCACGTTCCATGTGGAGGTGTTTGCTATGGAGATGGAAATTTGGCTTTTATAGCAAATGATTGGCATACTGCATTGCTGCCAGTTTATCTGAAGGCATATTATCGCGAGCAGGGTTTGATGAAGTATACAAGATCAGTTCTTGTGATTCATAACATAGCTCACCAG GGTAGGGGGCCTGTTGATGATTTTTTCGCTGTGGATTTACCTGAACACCACATGGACCTTTTCAAATTATATGACCCCATTGGAGGTGACCATTTCAACATCTTTGCCGCTGGTTTAAAGACAGCAGACCGTGTTGTCACGGTTAGTCATGGGTATGCGTGGGAGCTCAAAACTTCTCAAGGTGGTTGGGGCTTGCATGGGATCATAAAGGAGAATGATTGGAAATTGAAGGGCATTGTGAATGGAATTGACGACAAAGATTGGAATCCTCTGTTTGATGTTCACTTGAAATCAGATGGCTACACTAACTACTCCCTTGAGACACTTTCTAGTGGCAAACTTCAATGTAAAACAGCATTGCAAAAGGAGCTTGGTTTGCCTATCCGTGAGGATGTCCCACTAATTGGCTTCATTGGAAGGTTGGATCCACAGAAAGGAGTTGATATCATAGCTGAAGCAATTCCTTGGTTGATGAGTCAGGATGTGCAATTAGTCATGTTAGGCTCTGGAAGGCCGGATCTAGAACACATGCTTAGGCAATTTGAAAGCCAACACAATGACAAGATAAGGGGATGGGTTGGTTTTTCAGTGAAGATGGCTCACAGGATAACTGCAGGCGCAGACATATTGCTCATGCCATCAAGGTTTGAGCCATGTGGATTGAACCAACTTTATGCCATGAACTATGGAACAGTTCCTGTTGTACATGCTGTTGGTGGACTGAGAGACACAGTGCAGCCTTTTGATCCTTTCAGTGAGTCTGGCCTTGGGTGGACCTTTGAAAGTGCAGATTCAGGTAAGTTATCAAATGCATTAGGGAATTGCCTATGGACCTATAGGGAGTATAAGAAGAGCTGGGAAGGTCTTCAAAGGAGAGGAATGACACAAGATCTTAGTTGGGATAATGCTGCTTTGCAGTATGAGGAGGTGCTTCTTGCAGCCAAATACCAATGGTGA
- the LOC114183003 gene encoding protein DMP9-like, producing MFWFYLVTMDQEMGVKVYNATPPAEEGGRNKNPQQNKRRAMMAKGVQKTLSKTSLLGNFLPTGTLLTFEMVLPSIYKNGECSHVQTLMINFLLSVCALSCFFFHFTDSFHGPDGTLYYGFVTTRGLSVFKPSLPAVPVPSDDKFKVGFTDFVHAVMSVMIFVAIAVSDHRVTNCLFPGHEKDLEQVRESFPLLVGLLCSGLFLVFPTSRHGIGCMSA from the coding sequence ATGTTTTGGTTCTATCTGGTAACAATGGATCAAGAAATGGGTGTCAAAGTGTACAATGCAACTCCACCAGCAGAGGAAGGAGGAAGAAACAAGAACCCGCAGCAGAACAAGCGTCGTGCGATGATGGCAAAGGGTGTTCAGAAAACTCTATCCAAAACCTCTCTCCTCGGAAACTTCCTTCCCACGGGAACTCTCCTCACCTTCGAGATGGTGCTGCCTTCCATCTACAAGAACGGAGAGTGCAGCCACGTGCAGACCCTCATGATCAACTTCCTCCTCTCTGTCTGCGCCCTCTCCTGCTTCTTCTTCCACTTCACCGACAGTTTCCACGGCCCTGACGGAACCCTCTACTATGGCTTCGTCACCACGCGCGGCCTCTCCGTCTTCAAGCCTTCTCTCCCCGCCGTGCCTGTGCCCAGCGACGACAAGTTCAAGGTGGGCTTCACCGACTTCGTCCACGCCGTCATGTCCGTGATGATCTTCGTGGCCATTGCTGTTTCCGATCACAGGGTCACCAACTGTTTGTTCCCTGGGCACGAGAAGGACTTGGAGCAGGTTAGGGAGAGTTTTCCTCTCTTGGTGGGACTCCTTTGCAGTGGCTTGTTCCTCGTCTTTCCCACTTCCAGACATGGCATTGGTTGCATGTCTGCTTAG